CTTTTCAGCAATCGCATCATTTTTTGCAAGCACTTTTGTCTCAATCTCAAGCATTCGGCGCTGGGTAATACCGGGCGCATGTGTCCCGGCCTCCCCCAAACCAAAATGTAAATCCTCTTTCTCCCCGACAGGGATACCTTGCTGACCGTCTAACATTTTTAACAGAAACCCTTATCTGTGGTGGTGTGCTTCGTCTTCAAGATGTCTTTTGGCATCTTGAGAAAGATTCTCACCATGCGCATGGAAATGATCCCCATGCGTGTGGATATGAATCTGAACACCTTCTGGCAAACCGCCATGGGTATGAATATGCACATGATGATGAGAAGCCTCTTCCCCCTCATGCTGATGGGCATGTTCCCCATGATGCTCATGGCCATGCGTATGTTCATGGGTATGGGGATGAGCGTGCTCACGCCCCTCAATTGTCACTTCACCTTCACCGCATCCGCAAGTCGCACACATAATAAACTCTCCTAAAATGTTTGAAATCCTACTCGATTTCCAATCGTTTTATTTGTACACCATCTTCCGCCTTCACACGAAGATTACGTCCCTCGCATTTTGGGCAGACCAGAACTTTTGGAATCAAAAGCTCTATTTCCTCTTGGCAATCTCGACACCAAGTTTCCGCTTTTTCCTCAATTAAATGTAATTTACAGCCCTGAGCCATTGTGCCCTGACACACCATGTCAAAACAAAATTTTAAAGCCTCGGATTCAATACAGGAGAAAGCACCAATCTCTAACCATAGGCCCGTAATACGTTCTGCCTGATGTTCTTGCGCTCTTTTCTGGATAATTTCCAGCGTTGACTCGCATAATGTCAGCTCGTGCATACGGGCTCCTAACCAATTAATTTAATAAGTTATAACATAAATCATGCCTAAATATGCGCCCTATAGATATGTACTTCAAGCCATTTTCGACTTTATGCCCTTAGAATATGAGAGAGAGTAAAACACAATATCTCTGCCCAGCGCCCTTTTGTATGACGTTTTTATATAAAAATCATACGCAAAAGAGACTATTGTTGTTTTTTAAGCACAATAGATGTTTTTTAGAAAAAGGAAGGCTATTTTAGCGTCTAAAAGTCCTTCTCACAGTTTAATTCCCTCAAAAGAGAGAGTAGGGATAAGAAGACAAAAAATTTCAAGAATTTTTTAAAGCTAGGTAGCAGCTCACATTTTAAGCGGTTACCCCGAAGGTATATTCGATAGAAGACGCACCGTTTTGCATTTTAGGAAATGAGGTGCTCTCAGCACTAATGCTTTTTGCCGCATGGCATGATGTGCTTTAGGAGCAATTACCCTCACACCCTTCAAAAGCGGATGTCTCTCTTTCGGATAACAAACTAAGGAGTGTGCATGAACCATTTTATTATTGCGGATCCTAAGCTCTGTATCGGATGCGATACCTGCATGGCGAGCTGCTCTGAAGAGCATCGTGCCGTTGGGTTAGACGATACACCGCGCCTAAAGGTCAAGCGTGATACCAAACAATCCGCCCCTGTCACGTGTCATCATTGCGAAGATGCGCCATGTGCAGAGGTCTGTCCCGTCAATGCAATTAAGCATACAGGGGACTCTATCATTCTCAATGAGAGCCTCTGCGTCAGTTGCAAACTGTGCGGAATTGCCTGCCCATTCGGTGCCATTGATATGGGGGGGAGCCATCCCTACCATGTGCCAAAACACCATGACACAAATATGGCACTTCCATCCCCCAAAGATCCGACACCTGTCGCACCGTTTTTGGACTGGAATCCTATTGTCCGCAAAGTCGCCGTCAAATGCGATCTTTGCCATTTCACCCCTCTTGGCCCTTCTTGCATCCGTCATTGCCCGACCAAAGCCATCCGCTTGGTTGACCCAATGGATCTGCTCAAGATCAATGCAGAGAAACGCCTGAGCACGGCACTGGAATTCGGCACTTTCTCACCCTTTGACCACGCCTCCGAATCTGTGAAGGAGACTCACAAATGATCACAGGTATCTTCGCTGATCCTTTGTCTCTATTGACGGTTGTGTTGCTCGGCTTTGCCGCCTGTGCGATTGTTGGTGGACTTTTATCCTCCTTTAAACCCATGCGCCCTGTGGTTGCTTTAGGGACACTTCTTTTCTCCGCAATCGGCGTGCTCTCTGCGAGCGAAATGCTCTTTGCACCAAAACTTTTTGCCACACTGCCACATCTGCATTTTCAAATTGAAGTCAGCGGCCTGCACGCTTTCTTCCTCTTAGTTGTGATGCTGAGCGGTATCTGGGCTGCCATCTATAATATTGGTGCCTTGGGCAACAAAGAAACCGGCGTTTCTGCTTGGGAAGCCTTCTTTGGCAATATGTTGCTTGCCGCTTTGAGTGCGACCGTTCTTTCCAGTGACGCGCTTTCCTTCCTTGTTGGCTTGGAAATTTCTGCACTTTCCGCTTATTTCCTTACGGTTCGTAATGAAGGTGACAAAGCTGAAAAAGCAGGACAAAATATCCTTTTACTTACCCAGTTCGGTATTGCGCTTCTCGGCGTTGCCTTTCTGATTTTAAATGCGCATGTCCATAGCCTGCAATTTGATGCCATTCGTGCCGCTCACCTCTCTGAGCATGTGCGTACGGAAATTTTCTTGCTTGCTTTATTTGGCTTGGGTGTCTTCTCCGGCATGTTCCCATTACATGGCTGGGCACCACAATCCCATAGCTCTGCTTCTCCGGCTTCTGCAATGCTGTTTTCATCAAGCTTGATGAAAGCGGGTCTCTTTGGGATTTTGCTTTTCGGATTAGATCTTTTGGGTGTGCCTCCGCTCTGGTGGGGTGTTCTTGTTCTTCTCCTCGGTGCCGTTACAGCCTTCTTCGGTGGTCTTTATGCCCTCCAAGAACATGATCTTCGTCGCCTTTTAAGCTATCACAGCTTAGAAAGCTCCGGCATCATCCTCCTTGGCATTGGTGCGGCGATGGCCGGTATTTCCTTGCAATTACCTTTATTGCTGGCTTTCGGGATCATCGGTGCTCTCTTCCAAATTTTCAACCATTCCCTTTTTGGGGCTGCCCTTCTGCTCGGTGCGGGTACGGTTGAAGAAAGAACAGGTCTTAAAGATATTGAAAAAATGGGTGGCCTTGCACGTAAAATGCCTGTCACAGCCATTGCCATTTTGATTGCTTTAGGTGCTATGTCCGCCCTACCACCGCTAAACGGTTTCGTCAGTGAATGGATGGTCTATCAAGGTCTTTTCCACTTCAGTGCGGCACCTAGCTTCGTTGCACATCTGTTTGGGCCATTAATTGCTGTGGTTCTTGCTGTGACCGGTGCTTTAGCTGTGATGTGTGCAAGTAAAGTGTTTGGTGTTGCCTTTTTAGGTGCGGCACGTTCCGATGCGGCAGAGCATGTTGCTGCTGGAGGATGTTTCCAAACATTGTCTGCTTTCATTCCGGCACTTCTCTGTATTGTCTTTGGCTTGGTCTCTCCTTGGGTCATTCCAACGATTGCCAGAATTGCAGGTCTTCCTGTTCAAGAGCATGGGATTGGATCAGCACTTGTTTCTGCACCTCTCTTGACGATTTTGCTCCTTGCCTTGCCAATTTTGCCGCTTCTTTTGGCCGCTTTGTACCAAGGACACCGCCCACCACGTCGTGTCAGCGGAACAGCATGGTCTTGCGGTTATGATTATGACAAAGCCATGAACATCAATGCAACCAGTATCGCTCAGCCATTGCGCGTCATGTTTGCACCTTTCTACGCTGTGCGTCATGCCTTTCCTCAGCCGCTTAAAAACCACTTTCATGGCAAAACATTTGTTGCTGCCTGTCGTGGGATTGCAGCTGTCGGGCTTGCTGCGCTTTTAATCATTGCCATCGCTTTCGCCTAAGGAGAATTTTATGACTGAAAAACTTACGGCCTTAGAAAATGAAGCGTTGAATGAAACGCATCATGTCGAGCATGTCGCTGATAATCTTTCTCACACCGTCTCTCATGATGTGCATCACGGGTTGCATAACGGCTTTCAAAGCCTGCCCCATGGCGTTCAAAATGATCTGACTGACCTGATGACACTCCACCTGCATTCCTCTATGGTTTTAGGAATTGTGCAAGCTTTGTTCCTTCTTTTGCTTGCACCTTTCTTTGTCGGGGTTGCCGGGCTTATCACGACACGCATGTCGGGAGCCTCTATTGAACTCAGTGGGGTTTTTGGCCCTTATCATGAGATCTTTAAACTCTTAAAACGTCCACGTCTTGCGCCATTGACAACGGGTTTTGCCTTTAAAGCAATGCCTTATCTCTTCTTTGGGATTATGCTTGTTGCCGCTTGCGCTATACCGGTCATTACGATTGCTTCACCAATGCCTGCCATTGGGGATATGATTACTTTGATCTATATTTTTGCATTGGCACGTTTTATCTTTATCCTTTCAGGCCTGGATACAGGTAGCCCCTTTGCCATGATCGGTGCCGCCCGTGAGGGTGTCCTCGGTGTCTTGGTTGAGCCTATTCTGTTCCTCGGTCTTTGGATCGCCGCCTTGGTTGCCGGCTCTACACAGCTTGGTGCCATTGCGCAGAATGTTTTTGATCTGCCACATCACCTTGAACACCATCTCTGGCTTCCTTTGGTCATCGGCGGCTTAGCCTGCGCTTTTGCAACAGCAATTGAATCCGGTGCCGTGCCTTTCGACTTGGCAGAGGCGGAGCAGGAACTTCAAGAAGGTCCTTTAACAGAATATTCAGGTGCCGATTTTGGCATTATCAAATGGGGAATGAATCTTAAACAGATCGTTGTTCTTCAGATGTTTATCGGTGTGTTTCTTCCTTTTGGAGCCGCCACCGAACTTACCTTACCAGCCCTTGCAATTGCGTGTGTGGCTGCCTTTGGTAAACTTCTGATCGCATCCATTTTGATTGCCCTTCTATCCAATGGTGCTGCACGTGTCCGCTTTATCTTTGCGAACCGTATTACACTCACCGGTTTCAGCTTGGCCTTCCTGGCGCTGGTATCTTGGTTAGTCATCTACCCCACTTGGTCTTAATTAAATTACAGAGGCAATAATGATGAATATACGTAAAGGCCAAACACATGTTGACCGGTTGAGGGAAGATTTTCCCTCTGCCATCCTCGGTGTTGAATGGCAAACAGAAACACAGCTTACTGTTGATGTAAAAGTCAACGCTCTGCCAGATGTTGTGGAATCTCTCTATTATAAACAAGGCGGCTGGCTTCCTGTTCTTTTTGGGAATGACGAGCGCACGCTTTGCGGTAACTATGCCATTTATTACGTCATCTCTTTTGAAGATGACGATCCATGCTGGCTCACAGTCAGAACAGAAGTGGATCCCGTTTCTTTGGAATTCCCTTCCGTCACAATGAAAGTTCCTGCCGCTGTTTGGGGTGAGCGTGAATTGCGTGACATGTATGGCTTGGTCCCTGTCGGCCTGCCAGATGAGCGCCGTTTGGTTCTACCAGATGATTGGCCAGATGGACTCTATCCATTACGTAAAGATGCGATGGATTACCGTCAGCGCCCTGCCCCTGTTTCCGATCAGGAAACCTACGAATTCCGTAGCACGGCAAGCGAAAAATCCAACATTGTGCCAATCGGCCCTTACCATATCACTTCTGACGAACCTGGACATTTCCGTCTTTTCGTTGATGGCGAGAACATTGTTGATGCGGATTACCGTCTCTTCTACGTTCACCGTGGCATGGAAAAACTTGCTGAAACCCGCATGGGTTACAACGAGGTGAGCATGCTTGCTGACCGTGTTTGCGGTATTTGCGGCATGACCCATAGTGTCGGTTATTGTACGGCTGTTGAAAATGCGATGGGGCTTCCTGTGCCGGAACGTGCACAGATGATCCGTACCATTCTCCTTGAGGTGGAACGTCTGCATTCCAACTTATTGAATGTGGGACTAGCCTGCCATAACGTCGGTTTCCATGTCGGCTTTATGAAGGTCTTCACCATTCGTGAGCATGCCATGAAAATGGCTGTTATCTTAACAGGTGGCCGTAAAACCTACTGTATGAATCTCATTGGCGGTGTCCGTCGTGATATTCTTAAAGAAGAACGCCTCGAAACTATCCGCCTCATCCGCCTGATGCGTAAGGAGCTTAATGATATTTTAGATATCATTATGAGCACCTCCAACATCGAACAGCGTACAAAAGGCATCGGTATCTTGGATAAACAGGTTGCCCGTGACTACAGTAACGTTGGCCCTATGATGCGTGGCAGTGGCTGGGCAAGAGATGTTCGTGTAAACCACGATGTTCTCAGCTACAGAAAGCTCCCTGTTGAAATCATGGTTGAAGATGGCTGTGACGTCTATGCACGTGTCAAAGTGCGTATTCGTGAGGTTTTGAACTCCTTTGACCAGATTGAATTCGGCTTGGATAATATGCCTAACGGCGATATCCTGCTTGAAGGCTTTACCTACAAACCACATAAATTTGCATTGGGTTACACCGAAGCACCTCGTGGTGAAAATGTTCACTGGGCAATGACAGGGGATAATCAAAAATTGTTCCGCTGGAGATGCCGTGCGGCAACCTACTCCAACTGGCCAACCTTGCGTTATATGTTACGTGGAAACACCGTTGCAGATGCGCCATTGATCGTTGCTAGCCTTGATCCTTGCTACTCCTGTACTGACCGTATGACCATCGTTGATGTGCGTAAAAACAGTTCAGTGACAGTGCCTTATAAAGAGATCGAGCGTTACGCTATTGATCGTAAAAATAAGCCTTTCTAAGCGGAGTCCCTCATGCTGAAACTGATTAAAGACACCTTTACGAAAAAGGCTGTTACAACCCATTATCCGGAAAAACCTTTTGAAGTTGTCCCCAACTTCAGAGGGAAACCCGACTATAAATCCAATCAATGCATCTGCTGTGCGGCATGTACCAATGCTTGCCCAGCAAATGCGCTGACAATCGAAATTCACGAATCACGTGATGTCATGACATGGGCTTTTGACACAGGGCGCTGCATTTTCTGCGCACGCTGTGAGGAAGTTTGCCCAACAGGGGCTATCCGTCTTTCCGAAAATTTCGAAATGGCTGTTTGGAAAAAAGAAGACCTTGTTGAAAAGGCGGATTTCAAAATCTGTCGTTGCGTTCAGTGCGGTGCCCCTTACGCCTCTCAAAAAGAAATCGAGTATGCAATGGACATTCTCGGCTTCGAAGGAGAGGAAAGAGAAAAACGGCGCGATCAGTTTGAAACCTGCACCGATTGCAAGCAGCAAAATGATCTGCTTCCAGCTCACCTTGTGAAAATTGATGCCTTTATCCCAACTTTGGAGGGCAAGTAATGACTCAGATATTGACCAGTGCGAGCTCCCAGCATCTTGTTGGGCCTCGTGATGAAAACGGCTTGCCTACACCGATCACCCTTGATCAGAGCATGGAAAAGCTAAAATCGGTTTTGCTTAAAAGCATTCGCCGTTCTGCTTATGTTTATCGTGTGGATTGTGGAAGCTGTAACGGGTGCGAAATTGAGTTTTTCTCAACCATCACCCCGATGTTTGATGCTGAACGTTTCGGTATCAAACTCGCGGCCTCTCCGCAGCATGCTGACATTTTGGCCTTTAGTGGTGCCTTAACACGTGCAACACGTGTGCCTGCACTTCGTGCTTATAATGCGGCACCAGATCCAAAAATCTGCCTATCTTATGGCGCTTGCGCCATTTCAGGGGGTATTTTCCATGATCTATACTGCGTTTGGGGTGGTTTGAATAAGATTGTTCCGATTGATCTCTACATTCCTGGATGCCCGCCAACACCTGCCGCCTTTATCTATGGTTTTGCATTGGCTTTGGGGATGCTTGATCAAAAGCTTAAAGGCAAACATGACGATGAGACCCAAAATCTGAATGGGGCTCAGCTTCAACATCCTGAATTCCCGCAAGCTTTGCGAGTCTTGCTCGAACGTGAAGCACGCCGTCTCGCAGGTTACCGTTATGGCAAGCAAATTGCAGATAAATTCATGCAGATTGCGAGTGAGAATAGTCCAAAATCATTTGAGCAACGTATTGCAGCTTATTTAGAACAAGAAGCTGATCCACGCCTCGGCGATATTATGGGCCATCTCATGGTCATTTTTGAGCGTGCACAAAACGGAGAGTACCGTTTATGACAACCCAACCGGCTCGGGTCGTATTTTACGCCCTGGGCCGCAAATTTGTGCAGGAAAAGAAAGCTGGTCCTAAAGCACAACAGTTGATTTATTATACGCTTGCGATCGGTCACCACATTGGGGTGATCGATTGTCTTGATGAAAGACTTTCAATCCCTCTTTCCGACTATAAAGGCTGGATTGAAAAACTACCGGAAGGCAAAAAAGCCCGCCAGAAGTTTGAAGGACTCCTCAAATTTGGGGAAATTACGATTGATAGCACCCATACACATCTTTTGGCGCTGGCACTTGACCGTGCCCTCGACAAAATGAGTGAAGCGGAAAAAGGCTGGAGTGAAAAACTCATTGAGCTTTTAGGAATGATTGAAGCAGAACCTGCTATTTATCTAATGGTTCGGAGACAAAATGGTTAATGTTTTACTCTGTGTCGGAAATTGCATGATGGGCGATGACGGCGCAGGCCCGCTTTTGGCAGAACTTTGTGAAGCCAACAAGCCAGATGGATGGGAAATCATTGACGGGGGCGCAGCGCCTGAAAATGAAATTTACTACGTCAAAGAGCTAAAGCCTGAGAAACTTGTCATTGTCGATGCAACTCAGATGGGCCTTCCCCCTGGAGAGACTCGCATTATTGATGAAAAAGATATCGCAGAAATGTTTATGGCGACGACTCATAATCTCCCCCTGACCTTTCTGATCGAACAGCTTCGA
The sequence above is drawn from the Acetobacteraceae bacterium genome and encodes:
- a CDS encoding proton-conducting membrane transporter, yielding MITGIFADPLSLLTVVLLGFAACAIVGGLLSSFKPMRPVVALGTLLFSAIGVLSASEMLFAPKLFATLPHLHFQIEVSGLHAFFLLVVMLSGIWAAIYNIGALGNKETGVSAWEAFFGNMLLAALSATVLSSDALSFLVGLEISALSAYFLTVRNEGDKAEKAGQNILLLTQFGIALLGVAFLILNAHVHSLQFDAIRAAHLSEHVRTEIFLLALFGLGVFSGMFPLHGWAPQSHSSASPASAMLFSSSLMKAGLFGILLFGLDLLGVPPLWWGVLVLLLGAVTAFFGGLYALQEHDLRRLLSYHSLESSGIILLGIGAAMAGISLQLPLLLAFGIIGALFQIFNHSLFGAALLLGAGTVEERTGLKDIEKMGGLARKMPVTAIAILIALGAMSALPPLNGFVSEWMVYQGLFHFSAAPSFVAHLFGPLIAVVLAVTGALAVMCASKVFGVAFLGAARSDAAEHVAAGGCFQTLSAFIPALLCIVFGLVSPWVIPTIARIAGLPVQEHGIGSALVSAPLLTILLLALPILPLLLAALYQGHRPPRRVSGTAWSCGYDYDKAMNINATSIAQPLRVMFAPFYAVRHAFPQPLKNHFHGKTFVAACRGIAAVGLAALLIIAIAFA
- a CDS encoding 4Fe-4S dicluster domain-containing protein: MNHFIIADPKLCIGCDTCMASCSEEHRAVGLDDTPRLKVKRDTKQSAPVTCHHCEDAPCAEVCPVNAIKHTGDSIILNESLCVSCKLCGIACPFGAIDMGGSHPYHVPKHHDTNMALPSPKDPTPVAPFLDWNPIVRKVAVKCDLCHFTPLGPSCIRHCPTKAIRLVDPMDLLKINAEKRLSTALEFGTFSPFDHASESVKETHK
- a CDS encoding 4Fe-4S dicluster domain-containing protein, producing MLKLIKDTFTKKAVTTHYPEKPFEVVPNFRGKPDYKSNQCICCAACTNACPANALTIEIHESRDVMTWAFDTGRCIFCARCEEVCPTGAIRLSENFEMAVWKKEDLVEKADFKICRCVQCGAPYASQKEIEYAMDILGFEGEEREKRRDQFETCTDCKQQNDLLPAHLVKIDAFIPTLEGK
- the hycI gene encoding hydrogenase maturation peptidase HycI produces the protein MVNVLLCVGNCMMGDDGAGPLLAELCEANKPDGWEIIDGGAAPENEIYYVKELKPEKLVIVDATQMGLPPGETRIIDEKDIAEMFMATTHNLPLTFLIEQLREAVQDITFIGIQPTAVAFYEPVSEPVKKAVEVLHQRLSKWENNGHYEKLVLASS
- the hycH gene encoding formate hydrogenlyase maturation protein HycH, with the protein product MTTQPARVVFYALGRKFVQEKKAGPKAQQLIYYTLAIGHHIGVIDCLDERLSIPLSDYKGWIEKLPEGKKARQKFEGLLKFGEITIDSTHTHLLALALDRALDKMSEAEKGWSEKLIELLGMIEAEPAIYLMVRRQNG
- a CDS encoding hydrogenase 3 membrane subunit; its protein translation is MTLHLHSSMVLGIVQALFLLLLAPFFVGVAGLITTRMSGASIELSGVFGPYHEIFKLLKRPRLAPLTTGFAFKAMPYLFFGIMLVAACAIPVITIASPMPAIGDMITLIYIFALARFIFILSGLDTGSPFAMIGAAREGVLGVLVEPILFLGLWIAALVAGSTQLGAIAQNVFDLPHHLEHHLWLPLVIGGLACAFATAIESGAVPFDLAEAEQELQEGPLTEYSGADFGIIKWGMNLKQIVVLQMFIGVFLPFGAATELTLPALAIACVAAFGKLLIASILIALLSNGAARVRFIFANRITLTGFSLAFLALVSWLVIYPTWS
- the nuoB gene encoding NADH-quinone oxidoreductase subunit NuoB; the encoded protein is MTQILTSASSQHLVGPRDENGLPTPITLDQSMEKLKSVLLKSIRRSAYVYRVDCGSCNGCEIEFFSTITPMFDAERFGIKLAASPQHADILAFSGALTRATRVPALRAYNAAPDPKICLSYGACAISGGIFHDLYCVWGGLNKIVPIDLYIPGCPPTPAAFIYGFALALGMLDQKLKGKHDDETQNLNGAQLQHPEFPQALRVLLEREARRLAGYRYGKQIADKFMQIASENSPKSFEQRIAAYLEQEADPRLGDIMGHLMVIFERAQNGEYRL
- the hypA gene encoding hydrogenase maturation nickel metallochaperone HypA encodes the protein MHELTLCESTLEIIQKRAQEHQAERITGLWLEIGAFSCIESEALKFCFDMVCQGTMAQGCKLHLIEEKAETWCRDCQEEIELLIPKVLVCPKCEGRNLRVKAEDGVQIKRLEIE
- a CDS encoding hydrogenase large subunit, which encodes MNIRKGQTHVDRLREDFPSAILGVEWQTETQLTVDVKVNALPDVVESLYYKQGGWLPVLFGNDERTLCGNYAIYYVISFEDDDPCWLTVRTEVDPVSLEFPSVTMKVPAAVWGERELRDMYGLVPVGLPDERRLVLPDDWPDGLYPLRKDAMDYRQRPAPVSDQETYEFRSTASEKSNIVPIGPYHITSDEPGHFRLFVDGENIVDADYRLFYVHRGMEKLAETRMGYNEVSMLADRVCGICGMTHSVGYCTAVENAMGLPVPERAQMIRTILLEVERLHSNLLNVGLACHNVGFHVGFMKVFTIREHAMKMAVILTGGRKTYCMNLIGGVRRDILKEERLETIRLIRLMRKELNDILDIIMSTSNIEQRTKGIGILDKQVARDYSNVGPMMRGSGWARDVRVNHDVLSYRKLPVEIMVEDGCDVYARVKVRIREVLNSFDQIEFGLDNMPNGDILLEGFTYKPHKFALGYTEAPRGENVHWAMTGDNQKLFRWRCRAATYSNWPTLRYMLRGNTVADAPLIVASLDPCYSCTDRMTIVDVRKNSSVTVPYKEIERYAIDRKNKPF